From bacterium BMS3Abin02, a single genomic window includes:
- the rnpA gene encoding ribonuclease P protein component translates to MFDAENESMDFGLVSEPEEAAPSSSAAGVRAGSASPRSGRQYLPLRGRESFADVFGTGVWRRQGGVTVVCGPGRDEVPAVGIVASRKKVGGAVQRNRARRRIRAALDCLRLQKGSYIVIASRQVLDAPFEVLVRWLEVTVKEESTRE, encoded by the coding sequence ATGTTCGACGCAGAAAACGAAAGCATGGATTTCGGGCTCGTCTCCGAACCCGAGGAGGCCGCGCCGTCCTCGAGCGCCGCCGGCGTAAGGGCCGGCAGCGCCTCTCCGCGTAGCGGTCGCCAGTACCTCCCTCTTCGAGGCCGCGAAAGTTTTGCCGACGTGTTCGGAACAGGTGTATGGCGACGTCAAGGAGGCGTCACTGTCGTCTGCGGTCCTGGGCGCGACGAGGTGCCGGCCGTGGGGATCGTGGCGAGCAGGAAGAAGGTGGGTGGTGCCGTACAACGTAATCGGGCGCGCCGACGCATACGAGCGGCGCTCGATTGCCTACGGTTGCAGAAGGGAAGCTACATTGTGATCGCTTCCAGGCAGGTTCTCGATGCACCTTTCGAGGTTTTGGTGCGGTGGTTGGAAGTCACCGTGAAGGAGGAGTCGACACGTGAGTGA
- the trxA_3 gene encoding thioredoxin, whose protein sequence is MAEHTLTVTTDNFAEAIDADAPILIDFWAEWCGPCRMVAPILDEIASENPGKITIGKLNVDENPSLAAAHDVMSIPTMILFHQGKEQRRIVGARPKHAIVAELAQFLT, encoded by the coding sequence TTGGCCGAACACACCCTGACCGTCACGACCGACAATTTCGCCGAAGCCATCGACGCAGACGCGCCGATCCTGATCGACTTCTGGGCCGAGTGGTGTGGTCCATGCAGGATGGTTGCACCGATTCTCGATGAGATCGCTAGTGAGAATCCCGGGAAGATCACCATCGGCAAACTCAACGTCGATGAGAACCCTTCTCTGGCCGCGGCCCACGACGTCATGAGCATCCCCACCATGATTCTCTTCCACCAGGGAAAAGAACAGCGACGAATCGTCGGCGCTCGCCCGAAGCACGCCATTGTGGCCGAACTCGCGCAGTTCCTCACATGA
- the yidC gene encoding membrane protein insertase YidC → MLDSLARMIGLPMSLFYDLIPNYGISIIFLTVLINIILFPLTLKQTRSTRAMQEIQPEVKKLQKEHKEEPEVLNKAMMALYKEKGVSPAGCVLPMLVQAPIWFGLFRLLRSPEQFMPEGSNIIHALQAGLPSFLGMDLGVTPKDALTSGWFGAIPYLLVVLLVVGSGWIQSKQAMPASSDGAGGQAQLMTKMMPLLFGVFSFSFPAGLNLYFVTSNLFRIGQQSLIFRLDGRPEPPPKVEKQEDQESPEKKQQGSQKKRKRRRRK, encoded by the coding sequence ATGTTGGATTCACTTGCACGCATGATCGGGCTTCCCATGAGCCTGTTCTACGACTTGATTCCAAACTATGGGATTTCCATTATTTTCCTGACGGTGTTGATCAACATCATCCTGTTCCCGTTGACGCTCAAGCAGACTCGATCGACGCGGGCGATGCAGGAGATCCAGCCGGAAGTCAAGAAGTTACAGAAAGAGCACAAAGAGGAGCCCGAGGTACTGAACAAGGCGATGATGGCCCTCTACAAGGAGAAGGGAGTGAGTCCTGCCGGCTGTGTGCTCCCGATGCTGGTCCAGGCGCCGATCTGGTTCGGCCTGTTTCGACTTCTGAGAAGTCCTGAGCAATTCATGCCAGAAGGATCCAATATTATCCACGCCCTCCAGGCGGGGCTCCCTTCCTTCCTGGGCATGGATCTCGGTGTGACACCGAAGGATGCACTCACGTCGGGATGGTTCGGCGCCATCCCGTATCTGCTGGTCGTACTCCTCGTCGTCGGTTCCGGCTGGATTCAGTCGAAACAGGCCATGCCGGCCTCATCGGACGGCGCTGGAGGACAAGCGCAGTTGATGACGAAGATGATGCCACTGCTCTTCGGTGTCTTCTCATTCAGTTTTCCTGCGGGCCTGAACCTCTATTTCGTGACCTCCAACCTGTTTCGCATCGGTCAACAGTCACTGATCTTCAGACTCGACGGTCGACCTGAACCACCGCCGAAGGTGGAGAAGCAGGAGGATCAGGAGAGTCCCGAGAAGAAGCAGCAGGGGTCTCAGAAGAAGCGGAAGCGTCGGAGGAGGAAGTAA
- the cwlA gene encoding N-acetylmuramoyl-L-alanine amidase CwlA precursor, whose translation MRLYRLGSSGAPIRDIQIRLGGLGFPCSTDPPGEFGEATRAAVISFQSERGLPADGIIGQDTWRALYEAGYRLGDRLLYNKRPMFRGDDVAELQRRLNALGFDAGKVDGTFGPNTVRAVLEFQQNRGLPEDGVAGPEILAELDLISRATQKTGREAIREREWLRGLPHSIAGARVFIDPACGLEGEAQATWEAAVTTATIIQELGAIPLLARSVDARPPERIRAQRANRLGADLIVGFRFPAGPDPLVAFFASSKSHSEAGAALASHLGAELSLPVGGRAQSLLKETRAPAVVICHPAPDTDLGAAVARALSSFFTNATDLADG comes from the coding sequence ATGAGGCTCTACCGTCTCGGCTCATCAGGAGCACCCATCCGCGACATCCAGATTCGACTCGGCGGGCTCGGCTTTCCCTGCAGCACCGATCCACCCGGTGAGTTCGGCGAGGCCACACGAGCAGCCGTCATCTCTTTCCAATCAGAACGGGGCCTCCCCGCGGACGGGATCATCGGCCAGGACACGTGGCGAGCCCTCTACGAGGCGGGGTACAGGCTCGGCGACCGCCTCCTCTACAACAAGCGGCCGATGTTCCGAGGCGACGACGTCGCAGAGCTTCAACGCCGACTCAACGCTCTCGGCTTCGATGCGGGAAAGGTCGACGGCACCTTTGGTCCGAACACTGTTCGTGCAGTACTTGAATTCCAGCAAAACCGTGGGCTTCCCGAAGACGGTGTCGCCGGCCCCGAAATCCTCGCCGAACTCGATCTCATCTCCAGAGCGACGCAAAAGACCGGGCGCGAGGCAATTCGCGAGCGAGAGTGGCTCCGCGGTCTCCCCCACTCGATCGCCGGAGCCCGTGTCTTCATCGACCCGGCATGTGGACTGGAAGGAGAAGCACAGGCCACATGGGAAGCTGCCGTTACGACGGCCACGATCATCCAAGAACTGGGAGCAATTCCCCTCCTCGCGCGTAGCGTCGATGCCAGACCACCTGAGAGAATCCGTGCCCAGCGGGCCAATCGCCTCGGAGCCGACCTCATTGTCGGTTTCCGGTTCCCTGCAGGCCCCGACCCTCTCGTCGCCTTCTTCGCGTCATCAAAGAGCCACAGTGAGGCAGGTGCCGCTCTCGCATCACACCTCGGTGCAGAGCTCTCTTTGCCTGTCGGCGGTCGCGCTCAATCGCTTCTCAAGGAGACCCGTGCCCCTGCCGTGGTCATCTGCCACCCTGCGCCCGACACCGACCTTGGAGCCGCCGTGGCGCGAGCACTCTCCTCATTCTTCACGAACGCGACGGACCTCGCAGACGGCTGA
- the rsmG gene encoding ribosomal RNA small subunit methyltransferase G — protein sequence MKHDPQPQISEWLGVDLSSEQRALLEGFERWLSDEAIPAGLLSPGERDRIWARHIVDSLSFSVAWTGDAPQRLIDAGSGGGLPGIPLAIAFPQTAVTLLDRSSKSVRLLRRAIRVLGLANTEAIVGDVREQRRCEAVTMRAVLRPPEAVEVMRDVLMPGGRGVIGLAHRRTADPGWRQLGGRVVEVSVLDPTGWLLIMQQRGHRQTHLDRSDHQPEGRSG from the coding sequence GTGAAACATGACCCTCAACCGCAGATCAGTGAGTGGTTGGGGGTCGATCTTTCCTCTGAGCAGCGGGCGTTGCTGGAGGGATTCGAACGATGGCTCTCGGACGAGGCAATCCCGGCCGGCCTCCTCTCCCCCGGCGAACGCGACCGGATCTGGGCGCGGCACATCGTGGACAGCCTGAGTTTCTCTGTTGCATGGACGGGCGATGCACCTCAACGGCTCATCGATGCGGGTTCTGGAGGTGGGTTGCCGGGAATCCCGCTTGCCATTGCATTTCCACAGACCGCCGTGACGCTGCTGGACCGATCGAGCAAGAGCGTGCGGCTGCTACGGAGAGCCATCCGTGTGCTGGGACTGGCGAACACGGAGGCGATCGTAGGAGACGTGCGGGAGCAGCGGCGATGCGAGGCGGTCACGATGCGAGCCGTGCTGCGTCCACCCGAGGCGGTGGAGGTCATGCGGGACGTGTTGATGCCTGGAGGAAGAGGAGTCATCGGGTTGGCTCATCGCCGGACCGCGGATCCGGGCTGGAGACAGCTGGGCGGGCGGGTCGTGGAAGTCTCGGTCCTTGACCCTACGGGATGGCTGCTTATCATGCAGCAGCGTGGACACCGACAGACACACCTCGATCGTAGCGATCACCAACCAGAAGGGCGGAGTGGGTAA
- a CDS encoding putative acetyltransferase, giving the protein MRHTGEWPGSIVLRHGLSKAIARPWNRDVPDAHLTLIRGAASFLAECANYLHGMGVPAVASSPLPASAARLWREAGYQPFERLDVFGRELKGDLPDPGIAVNVERSQDWDAIEQVDQSSFEPFWRLDTDGLREAFTATPRSVLLTARAPDLLGFSIVGVGSVAGYLQRIAVTPDAQRHGLGRSLVRASMQWAHRHGAKEMLLNTLPNNETASGLYIDEGFSQLDDHLDILRKV; this is encoded by the coding sequence ATGCGACATACCGGTGAATGGCCCGGAAGTATCGTCTTGCGGCACGGACTGTCGAAGGCCATTGCTCGACCGTGGAATAGGGATGTCCCGGATGCTCACCTCACACTGATACGAGGCGCGGCGAGCTTCCTCGCGGAATGCGCCAACTATCTCCACGGAATGGGTGTTCCCGCGGTCGCGTCATCGCCGCTGCCTGCGTCGGCGGCTCGCTTATGGAGAGAAGCGGGGTATCAACCGTTCGAGCGTCTCGATGTGTTCGGCAGAGAGCTCAAGGGAGATCTCCCGGATCCCGGTATCGCCGTCAACGTGGAACGTTCACAAGACTGGGACGCCATCGAGCAAGTCGATCAAAGCTCCTTCGAGCCATTCTGGCGTCTCGACACCGACGGCCTTCGAGAAGCATTCACAGCCACTCCTCGCTCGGTGTTGCTGACGGCCCGTGCTCCGGACTTGCTCGGATTCTCCATCGTCGGTGTCGGCTCGGTTGCCGGATACCTTCAGCGAATCGCCGTAACCCCCGATGCCCAGCGGCATGGGCTGGGCCGCTCACTGGTTCGGGCTTCCATGCAGTGGGCTCACCGCCACGGAGCGAAGGAGATGCTGCTCAACACTCTGCCGAACAACGAGACCGCTTCTGGTCTGTACATCGACGAAGGCTTTTCCCAGCTCGACGATCACCTGGATATCCTTCGAAAGGTCTGA
- the sigE_4 gene encoding ECF RNA polymerase sigma factor SigE, which translates to MSSDQVLLDRFLAGDRRAFDELMLRHEDRVFGLGLRMLGNREDALEATQETFLTVFRKAHQFSGRSAFGTWLYRVAMNTCYDRLRKAKRRHTVAMPESSDPPDLASQDALVSVELRPDIVEALTSLQPEFRSAILLVDLEDLPLEEAAQILHVPVGTVKSRVHRGRKLLAQTLRNFRDVSVHQKDDDYA; encoded by the coding sequence ATGAGTAGTGATCAAGTACTCCTGGACCGCTTCTTGGCCGGGGACCGCCGTGCGTTCGACGAGTTGATGCTGCGCCATGAGGATCGTGTCTTCGGACTCGGTCTCCGCATGCTCGGCAACCGAGAGGACGCCCTCGAGGCCACCCAGGAGACCTTCCTCACCGTCTTCCGTAAGGCCCATCAGTTCTCAGGTCGTTCTGCGTTCGGAACGTGGCTGTACCGGGTGGCCATGAACACGTGCTACGACCGTCTTCGCAAGGCGAAGCGCAGGCACACAGTTGCCATGCCGGAATCCTCGGATCCGCCCGACCTGGCCTCCCAGGACGCCCTCGTCTCTGTCGAACTTCGTCCGGACATCGTCGAAGCCCTGACATCGCTCCAGCCCGAGTTCCGCTCCGCGATACTGCTCGTCGACCTTGAAGACCTTCCCCTCGAAGAAGCTGCGCAGATCCTCCATGTGCCCGTCGGCACGGTGAAATCGCGCGTCCACCGCGGCAGGAAACTTCTCGCGCAGACACTCCGGAACTTTCGCGATGTCTCCGTGCATCAAAAGGACGATGACTATGCATGA
- the pknB_1 gene encoding serine/threonine-protein kinase PknB — protein MPPPLPDRYRLEQRLGRDGDVEEWLATDTLLDRPVLIRALGPETTSRRREQFVMSLRGVAGVSHMHLANVYTAAQVEGGAYSVTEWTGGVTMQDRLGGGETMTPEEFITNAAGLAGALAAMHQASVLHGKIDPSAVRFSKAHPAKLGAFGRLPTSADAAADVAALADTLQMCLTGDPVTFTPPSQLVDGISATVDEALAEARSGVLDARGLAAALQAAPNAPKAPERSGGWTWRWLTPALLLLLVAAGLAALGLLLSSGSDSPALFPARPPTSTTPATILSPTITTSTTTPSSTSAVSIVETMVLDPYGDNAEHDRSLPLLTDGDITTSWRTERYFDPLPLIKEGVGVAFAVTGTPVTFRAKAVSDGTTYSLLWAQEIPAEFDGWARIAGGTVAGESISLQLPRRTGGFWLLWLTDLPQQDDGYFTSIGEVEFGS, from the coding sequence ATGCCACCGCCGCTTCCAGATCGTTATCGGCTCGAGCAGAGACTCGGCCGTGACGGCGATGTCGAAGAGTGGTTGGCAACCGACACATTGCTCGATCGACCGGTTCTCATTCGAGCTCTGGGTCCAGAGACCACGTCCCGACGCAGAGAACAGTTCGTCATGTCGTTGCGGGGCGTGGCCGGGGTATCGCACATGCACCTCGCGAACGTGTACACGGCCGCGCAGGTCGAGGGAGGTGCATACTCCGTGACCGAGTGGACCGGCGGGGTCACGATGCAGGATCGTCTGGGCGGTGGTGAGACCATGACCCCGGAAGAGTTCATCACCAACGCTGCGGGCCTCGCCGGTGCTCTGGCGGCGATGCATCAAGCCTCGGTGCTACACGGGAAGATCGACCCTTCCGCCGTCAGGTTCTCGAAGGCACATCCGGCCAAGCTCGGCGCTTTCGGACGACTTCCGACCTCTGCCGATGCCGCTGCCGACGTTGCGGCGCTGGCCGACACGCTCCAGATGTGCTTGACGGGGGATCCGGTCACGTTCACACCGCCATCGCAACTCGTCGACGGAATCTCTGCGACGGTGGACGAGGCGCTCGCGGAGGCACGATCGGGTGTGCTCGATGCTCGGGGACTCGCTGCCGCACTTCAGGCAGCACCCAATGCACCAAAGGCTCCGGAGCGCTCCGGCGGATGGACCTGGCGCTGGCTGACTCCCGCCCTTCTGCTGCTCCTCGTGGCTGCCGGTCTCGCCGCTCTCGGTCTTCTCCTCTCCTCCGGATCCGACTCACCCGCCTTGTTCCCTGCTCGGCCTCCGACGTCGACGACGCCTGCCACGATTCTTTCCCCGACGATCACGACCTCGACGACGACCCCCTCGTCGACTTCGGCCGTTTCGATCGTCGAGACCATGGTGCTCGATCCGTACGGTGACAACGCCGAGCATGATCGCAGCCTTCCCCTGCTCACCGATGGAGACATCACGACGTCATGGAGGACCGAGCGCTACTTCGATCCACTTCCACTCATCAAGGAGGGGGTCGGGGTGGCTTTCGCCGTAACAGGTACTCCGGTGACCTTCCGGGCCAAGGCGGTGAGTGATGGCACCACCTACAGTTTGCTGTGGGCCCAGGAGATACCTGCCGAATTCGACGGCTGGGCCCGGATCGCCGGTGGCACGGTCGCCGGCGAAAGTATCTCCCTGCAACTCCCTCGCCGCACTGGGGGTTTCTGGTTACTCTGGCTGACCGATCTCCCACAACAGGATGACGGGTACTTCACATCGATCGGAGAAGTCGAGTTCGGCTCATGA
- the yidD gene encoding putative membrane protein insertion efficiency factor, producing the protein MSEQVRGPAALVVRAVIRAYQRFLSPALGKSCRYTPTCSQYALEAVGRFGVLKGGWMAFKRIGRCHPLHEVGYDPVPSRGDG; encoded by the coding sequence GTGAGTGAACAGGTTAGAGGGCCGGCTGCACTCGTCGTGCGAGCGGTGATTCGGGCGTATCAACGCTTCCTGTCGCCTGCACTCGGGAAGAGTTGTCGCTACACCCCGACGTGTTCACAGTACGCCTTGGAAGCGGTGGGACGCTTCGGAGTGCTCAAGGGAGGATGGATGGCGTTCAAACGCATCGGCCGCTGCCACCCTCTTCACGAAGTCGGCTACGACCCTGTGCCGTCTCGAGGTGACGGCTGA
- a CDS encoding degV domain-containing protein, translating into MIRVVTDSACDLSEEIVAAHDIEIVPLTIRLGEDTFLDRIELSTPSFWRRMRSTESLPETSAPSAGQFLEAYERLASQDADGIVVVSLSSRLSATHQAARVASEQMVSIPVRVIDSMNATTALGFQVLEAARAAAGGADLEQVAGAALDAVPKTNAFAVLDTLEFLRRGGRIGAAAAFFGTALRIKPMIELAGGAVIPAGRVRTRSKALAAVASRLANIGPSLEEVAIIHADAHEEAERLATRLESSCPISIAEIGPVIGAHTGPGTIGAAYRVR; encoded by the coding sequence ATGATCCGCGTCGTGACCGACTCCGCCTGCGACCTCTCAGAGGAGATCGTCGCCGCGCACGATATCGAAATCGTGCCTCTCACCATCCGCCTCGGTGAAGACACCTTCCTGGATCGCATCGAACTCTCCACTCCCTCGTTCTGGCGTCGCATGCGCTCCACCGAATCCCTGCCGGAGACCTCTGCACCGAGCGCCGGTCAATTCCTCGAAGCTTACGAACGCCTCGCCTCCCAAGATGCCGATGGGATCGTCGTCGTCAGTCTCTCGTCGCGGCTTTCTGCCACCCATCAGGCAGCACGGGTGGCTTCGGAACAGATGGTGTCCATACCTGTCAGGGTCATCGATTCGATGAATGCGACGACGGCCCTCGGATTCCAGGTACTCGAGGCCGCTCGCGCCGCCGCGGGTGGGGCCGATCTCGAGCAGGTGGCCGGCGCAGCCCTGGATGCCGTGCCAAAGACCAACGCCTTCGCCGTGCTCGACACGCTCGAGTTCCTCCGCCGGGGGGGACGCATAGGCGCCGCTGCGGCGTTCTTCGGGACGGCGCTCAGGATCAAACCGATGATCGAGCTCGCCGGAGGAGCCGTGATTCCTGCCGGCCGGGTCCGAACGCGTTCAAAGGCCCTGGCGGCAGTCGCGAGTCGACTCGCCAACATCGGCCCGAGCCTCGAAGAGGTGGCGATCATCCACGCAGATGCCCACGAGGAAGCCGAGCGCCTCGCCACCCGACTGGAATCCTCTTGTCCCATCTCAATCGCAGAGATCGGCCCGGTCATCGGAGCACACACGGGACCCGGGACCATCGGAGCCGCGTACCGCGTTCGCTAG
- the spo0C gene encoding chromosome-partitioning protein Spo0J produces the protein MQTKKSGLGRGLEALIPKAERTFSIIPIEKIRPNPRQPRENFNEEALASLAASIREVGLLQPVIVNENEEGMYTLVAGERRLRAARMVGLSELPVIIRRGEDDKLLTEALIENLQREDLTVLEEAAAYQQLLDDFSLTHEEVGSRVGKSRSAVTNILRLLQLPASIQGMLERGLLTGGHARALLGLEDRAFCEHVARKAAEEGWSVRQVEDAVRARNRVGERARKARTPRPAAIIALEERLQDSLKAPVHIRYGSKKRGKISIEFSSLDDLERIFKDLL, from the coding sequence ATGCAGACTAAAAAGAGCGGCCTTGGTCGTGGTCTGGAAGCGCTGATTCCGAAGGCTGAGCGTACGTTCTCGATCATTCCGATCGAGAAGATACGGCCCAATCCGCGCCAGCCGAGAGAGAACTTCAACGAAGAGGCGCTGGCATCGCTGGCCGCCTCGATTCGGGAGGTGGGGTTGCTCCAACCGGTGATCGTCAACGAGAACGAGGAGGGGATGTACACCCTGGTGGCCGGAGAGCGCAGGCTTCGCGCCGCCCGGATGGTCGGTCTGTCGGAGTTGCCTGTCATCATCAGACGGGGAGAGGACGACAAACTCCTGACAGAGGCCTTGATCGAGAATCTGCAAAGGGAAGATCTCACAGTGCTCGAGGAAGCCGCTGCCTATCAGCAGCTACTCGACGATTTCTCACTGACGCATGAAGAAGTGGGGAGTAGGGTCGGGAAGTCGAGGTCGGCCGTGACCAATATCCTACGCCTACTGCAACTGCCTGCGTCCATACAAGGGATGCTCGAGCGTGGTCTTCTGACCGGAGGCCACGCACGAGCGCTTCTCGGGCTGGAAGATCGGGCATTCTGCGAACATGTGGCCAGGAAGGCGGCCGAGGAGGGTTGGTCGGTTCGACAGGTCGAGGATGCGGTTCGGGCTCGCAATCGCGTGGGCGAGAGAGCGAGAAAGGCGAGAACTCCGCGGCCGGCGGCGATCATCGCTCTGGAAGAGCGGCTTCAAGATTCACTCAAGGCTCCAGTCCACATTCGTTATGGATCAAAGAAGAGGGGAAAGATCTCCATCGAGTTCTCTTCGCTGGATGACCTGGAGCGAATCTTCAAGGATCTTCTCTGA
- the soj_2 gene encoding sporulation initiation inhibitor protein Soj, whose product MDTDRHTSIVAITNQKGGVGKSTTAINLAATLAFQGKRILVVDMDPQGNATSGFGLDRGAVSVSTYDVLIGGAAIEDAVEGTSYRDLFVVPATIDLAGAEIELVSMFSRELRLRNALRDLDGEYDFVLMDCPPSLGLLTVNALAAADEVLIPIQCEYYALEGLSQLMQNIELVSGNLNPDLGIGGVVLTMYDGRTNLSADVVAQVREFFGEIAYRTVIPRSVRLSEAPSYGQPIEAFDPMSRGAIAYRQLGREFVDRHQGGEHAD is encoded by the coding sequence GTGGACACCGACAGACACACCTCGATCGTAGCGATCACCAACCAGAAGGGCGGAGTGGGTAAGTCCACCACCGCAATCAACCTTGCAGCGACTCTTGCGTTTCAAGGGAAACGAATCTTGGTGGTGGACATGGATCCGCAAGGAAACGCCACGTCGGGATTCGGATTGGATCGGGGGGCGGTGAGCGTGTCCACGTACGACGTTCTGATCGGTGGCGCCGCAATCGAGGATGCGGTGGAAGGAACGAGCTATCGAGACCTGTTCGTTGTCCCCGCCACGATCGATCTCGCCGGCGCGGAGATCGAGCTGGTCTCGATGTTCTCGAGAGAGCTTCGTCTCCGGAACGCACTGCGAGATCTGGATGGCGAGTACGATTTCGTTCTCATGGATTGCCCACCGTCGTTGGGCCTTCTCACGGTGAACGCTCTCGCTGCAGCGGACGAGGTTCTCATTCCCATCCAGTGTGAGTACTACGCGCTCGAGGGTTTGAGCCAGTTGATGCAGAACATCGAACTCGTCAGTGGGAACCTCAACCCCGACCTGGGAATCGGTGGTGTCGTGCTCACCATGTATGACGGAAGGACGAATCTTTCGGCCGACGTCGTTGCTCAGGTGAGAGAGTTCTTCGGGGAGATCGCCTATCGGACTGTTATCCCAAGGTCGGTGCGATTGTCTGAGGCGCCTTCCTACGGGCAACCGATCGAAGCATTCGATCCTATGAGCCGGGGCGCCATCGCGTACCGACAACTGGGGAGAGAATTCGTCGATCGCCATCAGGGAGGTGAGCATGCAGACTAA
- a CDS encoding R3H domain protein codes for MEWVEVRGPTVELAVQAAVEELGLTSPDQANVEVLQNAERGFLGLGRKDAVVRVQAKPKRRRRRPKNTKRGDQRVQKPEPKGEAGRPRQKKKPQKEQKRQESSGEEGKKVREEQAEVVGSFLRGLLEAFGLEGEVTTRVEDDIIYADVAGSQAEALIGPHGSVLQAVHELCKTVIQRKTRESARIRLDIGGYQERRKEALRIYARRLAEQVIEEQSEIMLEPMNAAERKVIHDAVADIEGVQTYSEGEEPRRSVVLSPKD; via the coding sequence GTGGAATGGGTCGAGGTCAGAGGACCGACGGTTGAACTCGCCGTTCAGGCGGCGGTGGAGGAACTAGGGTTGACCTCCCCTGATCAGGCGAACGTTGAGGTTCTACAAAACGCCGAGCGCGGATTTCTCGGTTTGGGTCGCAAGGACGCCGTAGTGAGGGTGCAGGCCAAGCCGAAACGCCGCCGCCGTCGGCCGAAGAACACGAAACGTGGCGACCAGCGTGTCCAGAAGCCAGAGCCGAAAGGCGAAGCCGGACGCCCGAGACAGAAGAAGAAGCCGCAGAAAGAGCAGAAGAGACAGGAATCATCCGGCGAGGAGGGCAAGAAAGTGCGTGAGGAGCAGGCTGAGGTTGTTGGGTCCTTCTTGCGTGGATTGCTGGAAGCGTTCGGGTTGGAAGGCGAGGTTACGACAAGAGTGGAGGATGACATCATCTACGCCGACGTCGCTGGAAGCCAGGCCGAGGCACTGATCGGTCCGCATGGTTCGGTACTTCAGGCGGTGCATGAACTCTGCAAGACCGTGATCCAGCGAAAGACGCGCGAATCGGCGCGAATCCGCCTCGATATCGGTGGTTACCAAGAACGGCGTAAAGAGGCGTTGCGTATCTACGCGCGCAGACTCGCAGAACAGGTGATCGAGGAGCAATCCGAGATCATGCTCGAACCGATGAACGCCGCCGAGCGCAAGGTGATCCACGACGCCGTTGCGGACATCGAGGGAGTGCAGACCTACTCGGAGGGTGAGGAGCCGCGCCGTTCGGTCGTTCTGTCACCGAAGGACTAA
- the trxB gene encoding thioredoxin reductase — protein sequence MTEEVIIIGSGPAGLTAALYAARGGNAPLVLEGSQAGGQLMLTTEVENFPGFPDGLLGPELMDRMRKQAERFGARMITSDVSKVDLGASPFKLWVGADEYSATSIIVSTGASAKWLGIPGEDRLIGRGVSSCATCDGFFFRDQEIIVVGGGDTAMEEALFLTTFASTVHIVHRRDAFRASAVMAQRAIAHPKINVIWDTVLEEVLGEDEVTSVRLRNVKTDAITEMPVSGVFVAIGHKPNTDLFRGQLKMDDVGYLSLTGPTSTQTSVAGVFAAGDVADSLYRQAVTAAGTGARAAIDARRWLEARE from the coding sequence ATGACTGAAGAAGTCATCATCATCGGATCGGGCCCCGCCGGACTCACCGCCGCCCTTTACGCCGCCCGGGGCGGCAACGCTCCCCTCGTGCTGGAAGGCAGTCAGGCGGGCGGGCAGCTCATGCTCACCACCGAGGTCGAGAACTTCCCCGGTTTCCCCGATGGCCTTCTTGGGCCGGAACTCATGGATCGTATGCGCAAACAGGCCGAACGCTTTGGAGCCCGCATGATCACTTCTGACGTTTCGAAAGTGGATCTCGGCGCTTCGCCATTCAAGCTATGGGTCGGTGCCGATGAGTATTCGGCCACGTCCATCATCGTGTCCACGGGGGCTTCGGCCAAGTGGTTGGGGATTCCTGGCGAGGATCGGCTCATCGGTCGCGGCGTTTCATCGTGCGCGACATGTGATGGTTTCTTCTTCCGGGACCAAGAGATCATCGTCGTAGGGGGCGGAGACACGGCCATGGAGGAAGCACTCTTCCTGACCACGTTCGCTTCGACGGTCCACATCGTGCACCGACGCGACGCGTTCCGCGCTTCGGCGGTCATGGCGCAACGGGCAATCGCGCATCCCAAGATCAACGTGATCTGGGATACGGTGCTCGAAGAAGTCCTTGGTGAGGATGAGGTCACTTCCGTACGCCTCCGCAACGTCAAGACCGACGCGATAACCGAGATGCCGGTCAGCGGTGTGTTCGTCGCCATCGGCCACAAGCCGAACACCGATCTCTTCAGAGGACAGCTCAAAATGGATGACGTCGGCTACCTCTCCCTCACCGGTCCCACTTCCACGCAAACGTCCGTCGCCGGCGTGTTCGCGGCTGGAGATGTCGCCGATTCTCTCTATCGCCAGGCGGTTACCGCCGCCGGGACAGGCGCAAGAGCCGCCATCGACGCCCGTCGGTGGCTCGAAGCACGGGAATGA